One part of the Oceanihabitans sp. IOP_32 genome encodes these proteins:
- the panD gene encoding aspartate 1-decarboxylase, with translation MQIQVVKSKIHRVKCTGAELNYIGSITIDEDLMDAANIIQGEKVQIVNNDNGERLETYCIPGPRNSGEITLNGAAARKVSVGDTLILITYATMDIEEAKGFKPALVFPNEATNLLN, from the coding sequence ATGCAAATTCAAGTCGTAAAATCTAAAATTCACAGAGTTAAGTGCACGGGAGCCGAACTTAACTACATTGGAAGCATCACTATTGACGAAGATTTAATGGATGCTGCCAACATTATACAAGGCGAAAAAGTCCAAATTGTTAACAACGATAATGGCGAACGTTTAGAAACCTATTGTATTCCTGGGCCTCGCAATAGCGGAGAAATCACCTTAAACGGTGCTGCTGCTAGAAAGGTTTCGGTTGGCGACACGCTAATTTTAATCACCTATGCCACCATGGACATAGAAGAAGCGAAAGGCTTTAAACCCGCCTTAGTGTTTCCAAATGAAGCTACAAACTTGTTAAACTAA
- the panC gene encoding pantoate--beta-alanine ligase, producing the protein MKLFAKKSEITAALNHLKNKQLSVGLVPTMGALHQGHLALVQKALNENDVVVVSIFVNPTQFDNKDDLTNYPRTLDSDIALLKTLSEDKIVVYAPTIQDIYQNDIVAQNFDFDGLELEMEGKFRTGHFDGVGTIVKRLFDIIKPDRAYFGEKDYQQLAIIKKLVEKHHIPVTIIGCPIYREASGLAMSSRNTLLEQDYQNAAPFIYKTLLEAKNEFGTKSADKIIEGVEKAFANHDLLKLEYFTIADIETLKPITKTTNKKTYRAFIAVYAGDIRLIDNIALN; encoded by the coding sequence ATGAAGCTTTTTGCTAAAAAATCAGAAATCACAGCTGCCCTAAACCACTTAAAAAACAAGCAACTCTCGGTAGGTCTAGTGCCAACCATGGGTGCCCTTCATCAAGGCCATTTAGCTTTGGTACAAAAAGCTTTAAACGAAAATGATGTCGTTGTTGTAAGTATTTTTGTAAATCCAACTCAATTTGATAATAAAGACGATTTAACAAACTACCCAAGGACATTAGACAGCGATATTGCCTTGTTAAAAACACTGTCTGAAGATAAAATTGTAGTATACGCCCCAACGATACAAGATATTTACCAGAACGATATCGTAGCACAAAACTTTGATTTTGACGGTTTAGAGCTCGAAATGGAAGGCAAATTTAGAACCGGACATTTTGATGGTGTGGGCACTATAGTAAAACGTTTATTCGACATTATAAAACCAGATAGGGCTTATTTTGGCGAAAAAGACTATCAGCAATTAGCGATTATAAAAAAATTAGTAGAAAAACACCATATTCCTGTCACTATAATAGGGTGTCCAATTTATCGAGAGGCTAGCGGTCTGGCCATGAGCTCAAGAAATACATTATTAGAGCAAGACTATCAAAACGCTGCGCCTTTTATTTATAAAACTTTATTAGAAGCTAAAAACGAGTTTGGCACAAAAAGTGCAGATAAAATTATTGAGGGCGTTGAAAAAGCCTTTGCCAATCATGACTTATTAAAATTAGAATATTTCACTATTGCAGACATCGAGACCTTAAAACCTATAACTAAAACAACAAACAAAAAAACATATAGAGCATTTATAGCTGTGTATGCCGGCGATATTAGATTAATAGATAATATTGCTCTAAATTAA